Within the Populus trichocarpa isolate Nisqually-1 chromosome 14, P.trichocarpa_v4.1, whole genome shotgun sequence genome, the region ATATATACCAATACCATATCACACGCGTACCACTGAGCCCGGACTAGATGCAAAGGAAGaacaaccaaacaaaacacTCAAAAGTCAGCTCGACGTCCGAGAGCTTTATTATTCACCCAAAAAAACCGTCCGAAGAGATTTATCGGAAAGCGAGCCTTCCATGCACGCGTTTAAAGAGTGATCTTTTGCACGTGCTCGGAGCTGACTAGGATTTGGTGTGGTCAAAAGTGTGCACGTGTCAGCCCACCTTCCAAGGACGGCCGCCCGCTTGTCCAGGTGTTATCATCTCTTCTACGCTCATAAGTTATAACCTTCCCTCGTCTCTTAACTAACATAGCTCTCTCCACCGTCCCCAAACAAACCCCAGCCACCACTGACCCAACCCAACCCAAATATCCATTTCGGACCCAATCCCAATCCAACCCGAATTTATATACCAGAATTATAGCCATGGAGAAGGAGAATTCTGGGAGTTTCAACTATACGGGGAGGAGCTTCAGTAAATTGAGTGTTAATGACGATTCCTCAGCTTTCAGTGACTGTAACAGCGACAGATCAGGGGAGTTCCAAACGGCGTCGTCTCAAAATCGATTGTTATTACTAGCCTGCGCAGCGGAGAATCCCGATGATCTAATTCGCCAGCTGGTATCGGATCTCGAGTCCTGTTCGATTGACGAGCAAAAACAAGCAGCCATGGAGATCAGGCTCCTCGCCAAGAACAAACCAGAGGATCGCCTCAAAATCGCCAAAGCTGgtgcaattaagcccttaattTCGCTAATTTCATCGTCTGATTCTCAGCTTCAAGAGTACGGTGTCACTGCGATTTTGAATCTGTCACTCTGTGACGAGAATAAAGAGTTGATAGCTTCATCAGGCGCGATCAAACCATTAGTTAGGGCTCTGAGAACCGGTACACCGACGGCGAAAGAAAACGCTGCGTGCGCTCTACTTCGTTTATCACAAATGGAAGAGAATAAAGTCGCAATCGGCCGGTCAGGAGCGATTCCATTGCTAGTAAACCTCCTCGAAACCGGAGCATTTCGAGGGAAAAAAGACGCAGCAACTGCTCTATATTCGTTATGTTCGGccaaggaaaataaaatcagGGCTGTCCAAGCTGGGATAATGAAACCACTGGTGGAATTAATGGCTGATTTTGGGTCTAACATGGTGGATAAGTCAGCGTTTGTTTTGAGCCTGTTGATTACGGTTCCTGAAGCTAAAACCGCTGTTGTTGAAGAAGCAGGGATTCCAGTTCTGGTAGAAATTATTGAAGTCGGGTCGCAGAGGCAAAAGGAGATCGCGGTGTCGATATTGTTGCAGATTTGTGAAGATAATCTAGTGTTTCGAGCTATGGTGGCTCGAGAAGGAGCGATTCCGGCGTTGGTGGCTTTGACACAGTCCGGCACCAATCGCGCCAAGCAGAAGGTGAGCCTAATTCTAAATTTCCGGTTATTCAAGACCTCGTGTCTGCTGCTTCTGCTGCAACTGACGTGGCatgcttgttttgggaatcaaTGTCGTTTTGTTGGTTATCTTTTTGAAGGTAGTACATCATTAGTTTGCCACGTCAGTTACTTCTTTAATTTCACTCCCctttttagaaaatgaaattggtttttattttctcctcgctcacttttttttggcatttatcttaaaatatttaactttattAGTTTGTTAATGTAGTTATTAGATCTGGTTTAGGTATTAGAATTTTGGATTaactttaaaacaatattatatcagatttttaattaaaataatattattttagataaaaaaaaatagaagttaacctcataattaatttcatgttgTTAATGGAGTAGTaaaattctattaattattttattgagtttattttaaaaaaacaaagaagagaaaaaaaattaaataaaaacatgttcatGCGTAAAATATGTTTATTGACCTCAtagcattaattatttttatataatataaaattttcctAATTATGGATGTGTGTTTGTTTTAA harbors:
- the LOC7497328 gene encoding U-box domain-containing protein 4 isoform X1 is translated as MEKENSGSFNYTGRSFSKLSVNDDSSAFSDCNSDRSGEFQTASSQNRLLLLACAAENPDDLIRQLVSDLESCSIDEQKQAAMEIRLLAKNKPEDRLKIAKAGAIKPLISLISSSDSQLQEYGVTAILNLSLCDENKELIASSGAIKPLVRALRTGTPTAKENAACALLRLSQMEENKVAIGRSGAIPLLVNLLETGAFRGKKDAATALYSLCSAKENKIRAVQAGIMKPLVELMADFGSNMVDKSAFVLSLLITVPEAKTAVVEEAGIPVLVEIIEVGSQRQKEIAVSILLQICEDNLVFRAMVAREGAIPALVALTQSGTNRAKQKVSLILNFRLFKTSCLLLLLQLTWHACFGNQCRFVGYLFEGGDIDRSSTATEIQ
- the LOC7497328 gene encoding U-box domain-containing protein 4 isoform X2 — translated: MEKENSGSFNYTGRSFSKLSVNDDSSAFSDCNSDRSGEFQTASSQNRLLLLACAAENPDDLIRQLVSDLESCSIDEQKQAAMEIRLLAKNKPEDRLKIAKAGAIKPLISLISSSDSQLQEYGVTAILNLSLCDENKELIASSGAIKPLVRALRTGTPTAKENAACALLRLSQMEENKVAIGRSGAIPLLVNLLETGAFRGKKDAATALYSLCSAKENKIRAVQAGIMKPLVELMADFGSNMVDKSAFVLSLLITVPEAKTAVVEEAGIPVLVEIIEVGSQRQKEIAVSILLQICEDNLVFRAMVAREGAIPALVALTQSGTNRAKQKAETLIDLLRQPRSSNAAAARTSEVLG